Proteins encoded by one window of Mariniplasma anaerobium:
- a CDS encoding ABC transporter ATP-binding protein: protein MKTKYSIWEVFKFQIKGILEANKSFIFYIFIIYAFSAGILNVVTVLFPRYIIDAIVVQNINDLFLWIFIYGFSILVLMLLSTISQNIFSGNATAIKFLQARIFFKKYRHVSYRYLEDPTFQAKRSTALWASLGNNDSGYEGTLRSLFRLFPQILTVIGLTILLGLFRPIIVIVALLLSLLQYQFDLRGKKYKFEHRDELNELERKANYFFLTGHDFSFGKDIRINQIQEQFFANHKEKSNIFTSLFKKLNVMGFRFSIPGMFFITITNGLTYFLTANAYMSGEISIGEVSSIIWATLAITLGMQRMFTEIAKIKEDTSYTSEYMAFLENDDYFPKREGIEIELETLAIELVNVSFKYPNSDKFALKNISLKINSGDRLALVGINGSGKTTLVKLLCGFYEPTEGTILINGVDIKTIDLEYYRNKLAVIFQDVLVYAASILENIVGLSKDPIEHEKAMQALKLAGLYEKTKSFPKEEHQELLKVINPSGTDFSGGEKQKLSIARALYKEDTSLIILDEPTASLDAIAEKEIYDNFKTLINNRTALIISHRLASTRFCDNIVLFENGEILEYGTHESLMNKEKGTYRSMFLTQGKYYQKGALQNETI from the coding sequence ATGAAAACAAAATACTCAATATGGGAAGTATTTAAGTTTCAAATAAAAGGGATATTAGAAGCAAATAAAAGCTTTATATTCTACATTTTTATCATCTATGCATTTTCAGCAGGAATATTGAACGTTGTTACTGTATTATTCCCAAGATATATTATTGATGCGATTGTTGTTCAAAACATTAATGATTTATTTTTATGGATATTTATATATGGATTTTCAATTCTTGTATTAATGCTATTATCCACAATTTCACAAAATATATTCAGTGGTAATGCTACGGCAATCAAGTTTTTACAAGCTAGAATATTTTTTAAAAAATATCGACATGTATCATATCGATATTTGGAGGACCCGACGTTTCAGGCAAAAAGATCAACTGCACTTTGGGCATCACTTGGAAATAATGATAGTGGCTATGAAGGAACATTAAGAAGTTTATTTAGATTGTTCCCACAAATCTTAACTGTGATAGGGCTAACAATATTATTAGGTTTGTTTCGTCCAATTATTGTTATAGTCGCTCTCTTACTATCATTGTTGCAGTATCAGTTTGATTTAAGAGGAAAAAAATATAAATTTGAGCATCGTGACGAACTCAATGAACTTGAAAGAAAAGCTAACTATTTTTTTCTTACAGGACATGATTTTTCTTTTGGTAAAGACATAAGGATTAATCAAATTCAAGAACAGTTCTTTGCAAATCATAAAGAAAAATCAAATATATTCACATCATTATTTAAAAAGCTGAATGTTATGGGATTTAGATTTTCCATTCCAGGTATGTTTTTTATAACAATAACAAATGGATTAACATATTTTCTAACCGCTAATGCTTATATGAGTGGTGAAATTTCAATTGGAGAAGTATCATCGATAATATGGGCAACACTTGCTATTACTTTAGGAATGCAGAGAATGTTTACTGAAATTGCAAAAATCAAAGAGGATACAAGTTATACAAGTGAATATATGGCGTTTCTTGAGAATGATGATTATTTTCCTAAACGAGAAGGAATCGAGATAGAATTAGAAACACTCGCAATTGAGTTAGTAAATGTTAGTTTTAAATACCCGAATTCTGACAAGTTCGCTTTAAAAAATATAAGCTTAAAGATAAACTCGGGAGATCGTTTAGCATTAGTTGGTATAAATGGTTCTGGGAAGACAACATTAGTTAAATTGCTTTGTGGGTTCTATGAACCAACTGAAGGAACTATATTAATTAATGGTGTCGATATAAAGACAATTGATCTAGAATATTATCGCAATAAGTTGGCGGTTATTTTTCAAGATGTTTTGGTTTATGCAGCATCAATTCTAGAGAACATTGTTGGATTAAGTAAAGACCCTATAGAACACGAAAAAGCAATGCAGGCATTAAAACTTGCAGGGCTCTATGAGAAGACAAAATCTTTTCCAAAAGAAGAACATCAGGAATTACTAAAAGTAATTAATCCTAGTGGCACAGACTTTAGTGGTGGAGAAAAACAAAAATTATCTATCGCAAGAGCTCTATATAAAGAAGACACTTCACTCATAATTCTTGATGAACCAACAGCTTCATTAGATGCTATTGCAGAAAAAGAAATATATGATAATTTTAAAACTTTGATAAACAACAGAACCGCGTTGATCATATCTCATAGATTAGCATCAACTAGGTTTTGTGACAATATTGTTTTGTTCGAAAATGGTGAGATTCTAGAGTATGGAACACACGAATCGTTAATGAATAAGGAAAAAGGTACCTATCGTTCAATGTTTCTGACTCAAGGTAAATATTATCAGAAAGGAGCTCTACAAAATGAAACAATTTAA